In a single window of the Eshraghiella crossota genome:
- a CDS encoding SPFH domain-containing protein, producing MNTFIALIGVILFIGGFVLLALKKNNKVFFNGQIPIIAAGFVLFIAAQCFTIIPTGYTGVRVILGQVQDRASNNGLCWKIPFVENIKLVNNKQQDIEFGNKIWGETSDRTVISYSGVTVTYSISGEKSSWIYSHVSNYKDSLVSTTLVSSAIKTASKTLTDVDATNRGKMEPLAQETIQKSLDNKYGNGVITINKVIIDNADFEDSYNEAIAAKQQAQLEYEQQQITNQKNVETAKAEAEAKKIAAQGEADANAILASSLSEDIFRQMIIEKWNGVLPLVTGDKDTIIDLGALTGSGKEQ from the coding sequence ATGAACACATTTATAGCATTAATAGGTGTAATTTTATTTATCGGAGGATTCGTATTATTAGCCTTAAAGAAGAATAATAAAGTATTCTTTAATGGACAGATTCCTATAATAGCAGCCGGCTTTGTGCTTTTTATAGCAGCACAGTGCTTTACAATTATTCCAACAGGATATACAGGAGTAAGAGTTATTCTCGGACAGGTACAGGACAGAGCTTCCAATAACGGCTTGTGTTGGAAGATACCTTTTGTTGAGAACATCAAATTAGTAAACAATAAACAGCAGGATATTGAGTTTGGCAATAAAATCTGGGGTGAGACTTCGGACCGTACAGTCATAAGCTACAGTGGAGTTACCGTTACATATTCAATTTCCGGGGAAAAGTCTTCATGGATATATTCCCATGTTTCAAATTACAAAGACAGTCTTGTATCGACTACACTCGTTTCTTCTGCAATTAAGACAGCCAGCAAGACACTTACTGATGTTGATGCCACTAACAGAGGTAAAATGGAACCGCTTGCACAGGAAACAATACAGAAGTCCCTTGATAACAAATATGGTAATGGTGTAATTACAATCAATAAAGTAATTATTGACAATGCGGATTTTGAGGATTCTTACAATGAGGCAATAGCGGCAAAACAGCAGGCACAGCTTGAATATGAGCAGCAGCAGATTACTAACCAGAAGAATGTGGAAACGGCTAAGGCGGAAGCCGAAGCAAAAAAAATAGCGGCACAGGGTGAAGCTGATGCCAATGCAATACTTGCAAGTTCTCTTTCAGAAGATATTTTCAGACAGATGATTATTGAAAAATGGAACGGTGTGCTTCCTCTTGTAACAGGAGACAAGGATACAATTATTGACCTTGGTGCACTTACCGGTTCCGGTAAAGAGCAATGA
- a CDS encoding transglutaminase-like domain-containing protein has product MNKKIYFTDLIISIMGVLTLFFTFFISFKGKDNYKIAAAVITIIVFCAAFAAVNVFVKKAWIVYTAILMIALLYVFIFRYEIIGGYMQFYNRIADAYYKYFKKEMYFANPSGKWKTEASTVNMLFFTLIIICMAYSVIIHTRKATVFPILVNIGLFLVVTIIDKTPPVLYMTGSFIFVVQMIVISCISGNGSSSVNARFNIQAVSVGIACLLAVIMFIASRIVPLKSYQKAGYFDKVYSYVSSVYSNVYDRIASSGGVGINKANDMIDNGRLGKLDSIHYSYQEMVQADVEAGAGKVYIKHYIGQKYKNNTWFEPDRDDYEASVNFHSPESTGTRISYYTLYGGNYDDIVDLRSIRIRYTNFRNNHQLMPQYPITGLSDYYDYEDYFKRIDENVDIDYWDVRNYGLIEEIVNLTGNTDLDYEKYVYRNYLEINEKCNDEFTKLLAPFTINDVNSYFEIADYCRQYLAKRCTYTLSPGRVPDGLDLVDYFYNDSKKGYCTYFASTVVMMLRSKGIPARYISGFSFDPTDNVLQSDGYINTVSIDDSKAHAWVEFYINGFGWVTYDVTPGCFDERNIDLPEEETTEHSLPEEETTTPKESESNENKTTAPTENKTTETAVTEIHKLHLSKTAIKNIICGAAVIVVLIIGFLIISIRHRVIIANRKFKYNECLKNDIKKCIAMNYEQFLSVYGFIKIVRRENETYREFGNRIIKENSYISEEDMDFISCLMEKTDFSKYDISIAEVHKFKDIVDELSSMVYTEVGFFKRIIFKYFKNCI; this is encoded by the coding sequence ATGAATAAAAAGATATATTTTACTGATTTAATAATAAGCATAATGGGTGTGCTTACCCTTTTCTTCACATTTTTTATAAGTTTTAAGGGCAAGGACAATTATAAAATTGCGGCGGCTGTTATTACAATAATAGTTTTTTGTGCTGCTTTTGCAGCCGTTAATGTGTTTGTAAAAAAAGCATGGATAGTGTATACAGCTATACTTATGATTGCACTATTATATGTATTTATATTCAGGTACGAGATTATCGGCGGTTATATGCAGTTTTATAACAGAATAGCGGATGCATATTATAAGTATTTTAAGAAAGAAATGTACTTTGCAAATCCTTCCGGAAAATGGAAAACGGAAGCCAGTACGGTTAATATGCTGTTTTTCACGCTGATTATAATCTGCATGGCATATTCTGTTATCATACATACAAGAAAAGCAACAGTATTTCCTATATTGGTTAATATAGGATTATTTCTGGTGGTTACCATCATCGATAAAACACCTCCTGTATTGTATATGACAGGCAGTTTTATATTCGTGGTACAAATGATTGTAATAAGCTGTATATCAGGAAACGGAAGCAGTTCAGTGAATGCAAGGTTTAACATTCAGGCGGTGTCTGTTGGGATAGCCTGTCTGCTTGCGGTTATAATGTTTATTGCTTCACGGATTGTACCATTAAAGAGTTATCAGAAAGCAGGATATTTCGATAAAGTATACAGTTATGTATCAAGTGTTTACAGCAATGTCTATGACAGGATTGCTTCATCAGGTGGTGTGGGAATTAACAAAGCTAATGATATGATTGACAATGGACGTCTCGGAAAGCTTGATTCAATACATTATTCGTATCAGGAAATGGTTCAGGCGGACGTGGAAGCCGGTGCCGGTAAGGTATACATAAAGCACTATATCGGACAAAAATACAAGAATAACACATGGTTTGAACCTGACCGGGATGATTATGAAGCAAGTGTAAATTTCCACAGTCCTGAGTCGACAGGAACCCGCATAAGCTACTATACATTATATGGTGGGAATTATGATGATATAGTTGATTTAAGAAGTATCAGAATACGTTATACCAATTTCAGAAATAACCATCAGCTTATGCCTCAGTATCCAATTACCGGGCTGTCCGATTATTATGATTATGAAGATTATTTTAAGAGAATAGATGAGAATGTTGATATTGATTACTGGGATGTCAGAAATTATGGGCTTATTGAAGAAATTGTAAATTTAACCGGTAACACAGACTTGGATTATGAAAAATATGTATACAGGAATTACCTTGAAATTAATGAGAAATGTAATGATGAATTCACTAAACTTCTGGCACCATTTACCATTAATGATGTAAATTCTTATTTTGAAATAGCAGATTATTGCAGGCAATATCTTGCAAAAAGATGTACGTATACACTTTCGCCGGGAAGAGTACCGGACGGACTGGATCTGGTAGATTATTTTTACAATGATTCAAAGAAAGGTTATTGTACTTATTTTGCTTCAACGGTTGTAATGATGCTAAGAAGTAAAGGTATTCCTGCCAGATATATATCAGGATTTTCTTTTGACCCCACAGACAATGTGTTGCAAAGTGACGGTTATATTAATACGGTAAGTATTGATGATTCAAAAGCACACGCATGGGTTGAATTTTATATTAACGGCTTTGGCTGGGTTACATATGATGTTACACCGGGCTGCTTTGATGAAAGAAATATAGATTTGCCGGAAGAAGAGACAACAGAACATTCATTACCGGAAGAAGAGACAACAACACCTAAGGAAAGCGAGTCCAATGAGAATAAGACAACAGCTCCGACTGAAAATAAAACAACGGAAACAGCTGTAACAGAAATCCATAAACTGCATTTATCAAAGACCGCAATTAAAAATATTATATGCGGTGCTGCAGTAATCGTGGTTCTGATAATTGGTTTCCTTATAATATCAATCAGACACAGAGTTATAATTGCCAATCGTAAATTTAAATATAATGAGTGCCTGAAAAATGATATAAAGAAATGTATTGCAATGAATTATGAACAGTTTTTAAGTGTCTACGGATTTATTAAAATTGTACGCCGGGAAAATGAGACTTACAGAGAATTCGGTAACAGAATTATCAAAGAAAACAGTTATATATCTGAAGAAGATATGGATTTTATATCTTGTCTTATGGAAAAAACAGATTTTTCAAAGTATGACATAAGCATTGCAGAAGTACATAAATTCAAGGATATAGTTGATGAATTATCATCAATGGTATATACTGAGGTTGGCTTTTTTAAGCGTATCATATTCAAATATTTTAAAAACTGCATATAA
- a CDS encoding N-acetylmuramoyl-L-alanine amidase: MNKIVKGLVIAGTLGASLMAFTRTADAKDKDGNIVIVIDPGHGGEDPGSLATTGATESKCNYAIAEVMKKELSKYDGVKVYLTREEDTWMTNMGRAMIAADLNADFLISIHNNSGSDTNTGALAFRSLNSYYAEATNDMCTYILDNLEKTGLKNGGVQTRVSTTYDFEDYYTLIGEGVRAGVPSIIVEHCFLSNPDDAKFISNSDGTLNTENIEKMGKADADAVVTYFKLSEKTAVADNNTEIVLEKGYSVKVSPEESGDVSWYSTSQNVATVDETGYVTAVGEGTTSIVYKTAAGKEGKCTVTVNKPKSISLTGGIDPTFYTTDDEMNKFDKKAVFAYVIYSDGTARKVTPDSVGTVDLAKVGIQDIDIKYGELTGKLRICHNTDSYIPSVTEKASEQETPSESVSSTDNDKPSESVTDGAKETTDNKSFIKEFGLYIIIVAALVVVGIIIMFIEKKKRRRRRNRSRKYL, encoded by the coding sequence ATGAATAAAATAGTTAAAGGTCTTGTAATTGCGGGAACATTAGGAGCTTCGCTTATGGCTTTTACAAGAACTGCAGATGCAAAAGACAAAGACGGTAATATTGTTATAGTTATCGATCCGGGACATGGTGGAGAGGACCCCGGTTCGCTTGCAACAACCGGTGCAACGGAAAGCAAATGTAATTATGCAATAGCAGAGGTAATGAAAAAAGAACTGTCAAAGTATGACGGTGTGAAGGTATATCTGACAAGGGAAGAAGATACATGGATGACCAATATGGGACGAGCTATGATTGCTGCCGACCTCAATGCGGATTTTCTCATAAGCATTCATAATAACAGTGGTTCAGATACCAATACGGGTGCCCTTGCATTCAGAAGCCTTAACTCATATTATGCTGAAGCTACCAATGATATGTGTACTTATATTCTTGATAATCTTGAGAAGACAGGTCTCAAAAACGGCGGAGTCCAGACAAGGGTATCGACAACTTATGATTTTGAGGATTATTATACGCTGATAGGTGAGGGCGTCCGTGCAGGAGTTCCTTCAATAATTGTGGAACATTGTTTTTTAAGTAATCCTGATGATGCAAAGTTTATAAGTAACAGCGATGGTACCCTTAATACGGAAAACATTGAGAAAATGGGTAAGGCGGATGCAGATGCAGTAGTTACTTATTTTAAATTAAGTGAAAAGACGGCAGTGGCGGATAATAATACGGAAATCGTATTGGAAAAAGGATATTCTGTTAAAGTGTCTCCTGAGGAAAGCGGTGACGTATCCTGGTATTCAACCAGCCAGAATGTTGCCACGGTAGATGAGACAGGTTATGTAACTGCGGTAGGAGAAGGTACAACAAGTATTGTATATAAGACGGCAGCAGGTAAGGAGGGCAAATGTACCGTGACTGTTAATAAGCCCAAAAGCATTTCTTTAACAGGCGGAATAGACCCTACTTTTTATACTACTGACGATGAGATGAACAAATTTGATAAAAAAGCTGTATTTGCTTATGTTATATACAGCGACGGAACTGCCAGAAAGGTAACTCCGGATTCTGTGGGAACGGTAGACCTTGCGAAGGTTGGAATTCAGGATATTGACATAAAATATGGCGAACTTACAGGTAAATTAAGAATATGTCATAACACAGATTCCTATATCCCTTCGGTAACTGAGAAGGCATCTGAACAGGAAACACCATCAGAAAGCGTAAGCTCAACTGATAACGATAAACCATCAGAATCTGTTACGGACGGCGCAAAGGAAACAACAGATAATAAAAGTTTTATAAAAGAATTCGGTCTGTATATTATTATTGTGGCAGCACTTGTTGTTGTTGGCATAATTATAATGTTCATTGAGAAGAAAAAACGCAGACGCAGAAGAAATAGGAGCAGAAAGTATTTATGA
- a CDS encoding phosphodiester glycosidase family protein, with product MNKNETTGKKVGRIIGRVMATIGTTLAAIFIALYSMLWIFCHGPSKSARNLFVSTILETGALKFLAGWYFDKDEILEITSKNNMKPNTDNVNTDLIDIPDKDDDDKNQDDKEEGFDENGIKIVEISGRSYYGKLMMIKDPSKVSVATIYPWSDENKSKYGVTLGELVTNAGAIAGINGGEYCSDGNWGGRPKGLVVSNGELQYNSPQWGDVMVGFNEDNILVIKDLNGMSVGQIEEMVKTERIRDCVSFKDIDDGDSNHFTKLIINGVATEINGSGSGANPRTCIGQRADGTVLMFVTDGRGASGHIGATAADLISVMKEYGAVNAANIDGGSSSSMYYKGDYEMTSVTLYYSTSSWKLPTGFVVK from the coding sequence ATGAATAAAAATGAAACAACCGGAAAAAAGGTAGGCAGGATTATAGGCCGTGTGATGGCAACTATAGGCACTACCCTGGCTGCAATTTTTATTGCCTTATATTCCATGTTATGGATATTCTGCCATGGCCCCTCAAAATCGGCACGAAATTTGTTTGTAAGTACCATTCTTGAAACAGGTGCACTTAAATTCCTTGCAGGCTGGTATTTCGATAAGGATGAAATACTTGAAATAACATCCAAAAATAATATGAAACCTAATACCGATAATGTTAATACCGATCTTATTGATATTCCTGACAAAGATGATGATGATAAAAATCAGGATGACAAAGAAGAAGGTTTTGATGAAAACGGTATTAAGATAGTCGAAATTTCAGGAAGATCATATTACGGTAAGCTTATGATGATTAAAGATCCGTCAAAAGTCAGTGTTGCCACTATATACCCATGGTCGGACGAGAATAAGAGCAAGTATGGTGTTACACTTGGTGAACTTGTTACCAATGCAGGAGCAATAGCAGGAATTAACGGCGGTGAATACTGCTCCGACGGTAACTGGGGTGGAAGACCTAAGGGACTTGTTGTAAGCAACGGAGAACTCCAGTACAACTCGCCTCAATGGGGAGATGTAATGGTTGGGTTTAACGAAGATAATATTCTTGTGATTAAGGACCTTAACGGAATGTCTGTTGGCCAGATTGAAGAAATGGTTAAGACTGAACGGATAAGAGACTGTGTAAGTTTTAAAGATATAGATGACGGTGATTCCAACCACTTTACCAAGCTTATTATTAACGGTGTTGCCACAGAGATAAACGGAAGCGGAAGCGGTGCCAATCCAAGAACCTGTATAGGCCAGAGAGCGGATGGAACAGTTCTTATGTTTGTTACAGACGGAAGAGGTGCTTCAGGCCATATCGGGGCAACAGCAGCTGACCTTATAAGTGTTATGAAGGAATACGGTGCAGTGAATGCAGCTAATATTGACGGAGGTAGTTCTTCATCAATGTATTATAAGGGAGATTACGAAATGACAAGTGTTACACTTTATTATTCAACATCTTCATGGAAGCTGCCTACAGGATTTGTAGTTAAGTAA
- a CDS encoding DUF58 domain-containing protein: MILHLIFYFVVFCVIFAYNILDNGCIPFIVDIIFVSISIISVVVCMILRAGIKCSFETEMLTVRRNEKNDISIRLRNKSFIPAPYCKFRIKFIMGNGKKKTRRCNVFCAAKGISSATFKFSDSNCEMVRVVVKRVYIYDFFHMLVFSKKINLNADILVMPKEPEDVIISKLRQDMNGDNDNLYSDKKAGNDPTEIFAIREYAPGDKIRNIHWKISAKMGQTMVKDYGLPLFEKDTVIIEKFSNKNVSVANEIYDLLYSLIYAMTQRGFGLNVCFVNGIYTEKRIENETDIHNLFAELYQSDSKDDVNVAEIYYAGHDKSSNRIFYVTDVLDKISMGRMDILKERGPVYYLIPKSRGGGEYLIKYD, from the coding sequence ATGATTTTGCATTTAATATTTTATTTTGTGGTATTTTGTGTGATTTTTGCATACAACATACTGGACAATGGCTGCATTCCATTTATAGTTGATATTATATTTGTGTCAATAAGCATCATATCGGTTGTGGTATGTATGATTCTGAGAGCAGGTATAAAGTGTAGTTTTGAGACGGAAATGCTGACTGTCAGAAGAAATGAAAAAAATGATATATCTATCAGACTCAGAAATAAAAGCTTTATTCCTGCACCATATTGTAAATTCAGAATTAAATTTATAATGGGTAACGGAAAAAAGAAAACAAGAAGATGTAATGTATTCTGCGCTGCAAAAGGAATTTCGTCGGCAACTTTTAAGTTTTCGGATTCTAACTGTGAAATGGTCAGGGTAGTGGTAAAACGCGTATATATTTATGATTTTTTCCATATGCTTGTATTTTCAAAAAAGATAAATCTGAATGCGGATATTCTTGTTATGCCAAAAGAACCGGAAGATGTTATTATATCCAAGTTAAGACAGGATATGAATGGTGATAATGACAATCTGTATTCAGATAAAAAGGCGGGAAACGACCCTACTGAAATTTTTGCCATCAGGGAATATGCACCCGGTGATAAAATAAGAAATATCCATTGGAAAATATCAGCAAAGATGGGGCAGACAATGGTTAAGGATTACGGTCTGCCTTTATTTGAAAAAGATACGGTCATAATTGAAAAATTCAGTAATAAAAATGTATCCGTTGCCAATGAGATATATGATCTTTTATATTCACTTATATATGCCATGACCCAGAGAGGTTTCGGGCTTAATGTTTGTTTTGTCAATGGAATTTATACAGAAAAAAGAATTGAAAACGAGACTGATATACATAATCTTTTTGCAGAATTATACCAGTCAGATTCTAAAGATGACGTAAATGTTGCGGAGATTTATTACGCAGGACATGATAAAAGCTCTAACAGGATATTTTATGTTACCGATGTATTGGACAAAATTTCAATGGGGCGCATGGACATACTTAAAGAAAGAGGCCCCGTATACTACCTTATTCCAAAAAGCAGGGGAGGAGGAGAGTATTTAATTAAATACGATTAA
- the sfsA gene encoding DNA/RNA nuclease SfsA — MKYGRIEHGIFISRPNRFIAYVDINGKTETVHVKNTGRCKELLLPGVKVILERSDNPARKTAYDLIAVYKKKLGLVNIDSQAPNKVVYEWLSGDRSILGHPDYIKPEYTIGNSRIDFYCEKDDRKILIEVKGCTLEINGMGYFPDAPTVRGVKHLNELAMLSKEGYECYIAFVIQMNGIKEVKPNIDTHREFGEALDKAVKAGVKVLYLQCDVKEDELNII; from the coding sequence ATGAAATATGGCAGAATAGAACATGGTATTTTTATATCAAGGCCTAATCGCTTTATTGCATATGTTGATATTAACGGCAAAACAGAAACAGTACATGTTAAAAATACGGGAAGATGTAAGGAACTGCTTCTTCCCGGTGTAAAGGTAATTCTTGAACGGTCAGATAACCCTGCAAGAAAGACAGCTTATGATTTGATAGCTGTATATAAAAAGAAACTTGGACTTGTTAATATAGACAGCCAGGCACCCAATAAGGTAGTATATGAATGGCTTTCAGGTGACAGGAGCATACTTGGACATCCCGATTACATTAAACCTGAATATACAATAGGCAATTCAAGAATTGATTTTTACTGTGAAAAGGATGACAGAAAAATACTTATAGAAGTTAAAGGTTGCACTTTAGAAATCAACGGTATGGGATACTTCCCGGACGCACCTACAGTTCGTGGCGTAAAACATTTAAACGAACTTGCAATGCTTTCTAAAGAAGGATATGAGTGCTATATTGCATTTGTAATCCAGATGAATGGTATTAAAGAGGTAAAACCCAATATTGATACCCATAGGGAGTTTGGAGAGGCACTTGATAAAGCTGTGAAAGCAGGTGTTAAGGTTCTTTATCTGCAATGTGATGTTAAAGAAGATGAACTGAATATAATATAA
- a CDS encoding AAA family ATPase encodes MGYEKALNIIENVNKAVKGKSVVVSKVLMAILAKGHILMEDIPGVGKTTLALAFAKSMDLSQNRMQFTTDVLPSDVVGYSMYNSKTGEFEYKQGAVMCNLFLADEINRTSSKTQSALLEAMEEGQVTVDGVTRVINKPFVVIATQNPVGSAGTQLLPESQLDRFMVKLSMGYPDIESEVEIMINRQNMNPLDLVEEVVNAKELLEMQNEVAAIHMDKAIYEYIAMICSLTRNNAMIDLGLSPRGAVAMAAMARAHAYIYGRNYVIPEDVKEVFVDVAGHRLIYSPKAKINHISPDKIMSEIIKAVPVPGLAKKGASK; translated from the coding sequence ATGGGTTACGAGAAAGCATTAAACATTATTGAAAATGTAAACAAAGCAGTAAAAGGAAAAAGTGTTGTTGTTTCCAAGGTACTTATGGCAATACTTGCCAAGGGGCATATACTTATGGAAGATATTCCCGGTGTAGGAAAGACAACGCTTGCACTTGCTTTTGCAAAATCAATGGACTTATCCCAAAACAGAATGCAGTTTACAACAGATGTACTTCCTTCAGATGTTGTTGGATATTCCATGTATAACAGTAAAACAGGAGAGTTTGAATATAAGCAGGGGGCTGTTATGTGTAATCTGTTTCTTGCGGACGAAATTAACAGGACATCATCAAAGACACAGTCGGCTCTGCTTGAAGCAATGGAAGAAGGGCAGGTTACCGTGGACGGAGTAACAAGGGTAATTAATAAGCCATTTGTAGTTATTGCCACCCAGAATCCTGTGGGCTCTGCAGGAACCCAGCTTCTTCCGGAATCCCAGCTTGACCGTTTTATGGTAAAACTGTCAATGGGTTATCCGGATATTGAATCAGAAGTTGAGATAATGATTAACCGTCAGAATATGAATCCTTTAGATCTTGTGGAAGAAGTTGTTAATGCAAAAGAACTTCTTGAAATGCAGAATGAGGTTGCAGCCATACATATGGACAAGGCTATATATGAGTATATTGCCATGATTTGTTCACTGACGAGAAATAATGCAATGATAGATTTAGGTTTAAGCCCCAGAGGAGCCGTGGCAATGGCTGCTATGGCAAGAGCTCACGCATATATTTATGGAAGAAATTATGTGATTCCAGAAGATGTTAAAGAGGTTTTCGTAGATGTTGCGGGGCACAGGCTTATATACAGTCCTAAAGCCAAAATTAATCATATTTCACCCGATAAGATTATGTCTGAGATAATAAAGGCAGTGCCGGTTCCGGGTCTTGCCAAAAAAGGTGCGTCAAAATGA
- a CDS encoding N-acetylmuramoyl-L-alanine amidase, which yields MMKKFIKAVLAGMMFLCCLACVNRVSARDKDGDLVVIIDPGHGGRDGGAVQNGLTEKEINWNIATSLKAELETYEGVKVYLTKGYAEWNSNTGRGRYGVGLGGDIFISCHNNSGSATARGSIVFTTVNSKYHNEMGKLANLILDNLNQAGFIRNGIQSRPSSGNPSADYYTALDEAAKAGMPSMIIEHCYISNAEDAAFISNLENQYKAGAADATGIAQYYGLKKRTVSAGSSINLTRTYSASFTGVQGKFASSDENVAYVSDNGLITAMSQGSAVITCTSDDGSKNTVNVTVPAVTQVAVTAGINPTFYDNVNQAKNIDTSLVMMKAVYSDGSSVQVKGTIGNAGNPVNGTTNVFDIPISYGGYSNTLRVYGYSAVGTAYSSNHIPSGTNKDILLVPGNYSVKTNGNVIPEEPVTPAPTTPTPTTPVPTTPVPTTPTPTEPETTVTVPDETKTPESVSSNEITSKDIITDKTTEKNTSSDTDSNSVLKVIKIVVIVLLVLCAGAAAVFLVFYLKNKNK from the coding sequence ATGATGAAGAAGTTTATAAAAGCGGTATTAGCCGGAATGATGTTTTTATGCTGTCTGGCCTGTGTCAACAGGGTAAGTGCAAGAGACAAAGACGGAGATTTAGTTGTAATTATAGATCCCGGACATGGCGGAAGGGACGGCGGTGCAGTCCAGAATGGTCTTACGGAAAAAGAAATTAACTGGAATATTGCAACGTCACTCAAAGCAGAACTAGAGACTTATGAAGGCGTTAAGGTATATCTTACAAAGGGATATGCCGAATGGAATTCCAATACAGGAAGGGGCAGATACGGTGTAGGACTTGGCGGTGATATTTTCATCTCATGCCATAATAACAGCGGAAGTGCTACGGCGAGAGGCTCAATAGTATTTACAACGGTAAACAGTAAATATCATAATGAAATGGGAAAACTTGCCAACCTTATTCTTGATAATCTGAATCAGGCAGGTTTTATAAGGAATGGCATACAGTCAAGGCCATCTTCAGGTAATCCATCGGCAGATTATTATACTGCACTTGACGAAGCTGCAAAAGCCGGAATGCCAAGTATGATTATCGAACATTGTTATATAAGTAATGCTGAGGATGCGGCATTTATTTCCAATCTTGAGAATCAGTACAAAGCAGGTGCGGCAGATGCTACAGGAATTGCCCAATATTACGGACTTAAGAAAAGAACTGTCAGTGCAGGCAGCAGTATTAACCTTACCAGAACATATTCAGCATCTTTTACAGGAGTTCAGGGTAAGTTTGCTTCATCAGATGAAAATGTAGCCTATGTAAGTGATAATGGACTCATTACGGCAATGTCACAGGGAAGTGCAGTTATTACATGCACATCAGATGACGGAAGCAAAAATACTGTGAATGTAACTGTTCCGGCAGTTACACAGGTGGCAGTCACGGCGGGAATTAATCCGACTTTTTATGATAATGTTAATCAGGCAAAAAATATAGATACATCCCTTGTTATGATGAAGGCTGTATATAGTGATGGTTCTTCCGTGCAGGTTAAAGGAACTATAGGAAATGCGGGGAATCCCGTTAACGGTACAACCAATGTATTTGATATTCCGATATCATACGGAGGATATTCCAATACTTTAAGAGTGTATGGTTACAGTGCGGTAGGTACTGCTTATTCGTCAAACCATATCCCTTCCGGAACCAATAAGGACATCCTTCTTGTGCCGGGCAATTATTCGGTTAAGACAAACGGAAATGTTATTCCGGAGGAACCTGTAACACCAGCACCTACAACACCGACACCAACAACACCGGTACCAACAACACCGGTACCAACAACACCGACACCTACAGAACCTGAGACAACAGTTACGGTTCCTGATGAAACAAAGACTCCGGAAAGTGTAAGTTCAAATGAGATTACATCAAAGGATATAATTACAGATAAAACAACGGAGAAAAACACTTCTTCGGATACGGACAGCAATTCCGTTCTTAAGGTTATTAAAATTGTTGTTATAGTGCTTCTGGTATTATGCGCCGGGGCTGCGGCAGTATTCCTTGTATTTTATCTTAAAAATAAAAATAAATAA